A genomic region of Leptotrichia hofstadii contains the following coding sequences:
- the fabD gene encoding ACP S-malonyltransferase, with protein MSKIAFVFPGQGTQYAGMGKKLYDEVNDDNKKLIDEIFKNNEDVKKVIFEGTDEELKNTKYAQPAIALFSVVLTKLLKEKGINADFVAGHSLGEYSSLYAAGVLNETDTLKLISKRGEIMSSANIDGGMAAILGLSAEDVENICGEINGIVEAVNYNEPKQTVIAGEKEVIEKNLELFKEKGARRALPLAVSGPFHSSLMKPVAEILKKEFENYTWNNPATPIIANTTANVLNSANEIQNELYSQTFGPVKWVDTINKLAENGVTKIYEIGPGKVLAGLIKKINKEIEVINIENVENL; from the coding sequence ATGTCAAAAATTGCTTTTGTATTCCCAGGACAAGGGACTCAGTATGCTGGGATGGGAAAAAAGTTGTATGATGAAGTGAATGATGATAATAAAAAATTAATTGATGAGATTTTTAAAAATAATGAAGATGTGAAAAAAGTTATTTTTGAAGGAACTGATGAGGAACTGAAAAATACGAAATATGCACAGCCTGCAATTGCATTATTTTCAGTTGTTTTAACAAAATTATTGAAAGAAAAAGGTATAAATGCTGATTTTGTGGCTGGACATAGTTTGGGAGAGTACAGTTCCTTATACGCGGCTGGAGTTTTAAATGAAACTGATACATTAAAATTGATTTCAAAAAGAGGGGAAATAATGAGCAGTGCCAATATTGATGGTGGAATGGCTGCAATATTGGGGCTTAGTGCAGAAGATGTAGAAAACATATGTGGTGAAATTAATGGAATTGTGGAGGCAGTAAATTATAATGAGCCAAAACAGACAGTTATTGCTGGAGAGAAAGAAGTAATTGAAAAAAATCTTGAGCTGTTTAAGGAAAAAGGAGCAAGAAGAGCATTGCCTTTAGCAGTTTCAGGACCTTTCCATTCATCATTAATGAAACCTGTTGCAGAAATTTTGAAAAAAGAATTTGAAAATTACACTTGGAATAATCCAGCGACTCCGATTATTGCAAATACCACAGCAAATGTTTTAAATTCTGCTAATGAAATTCAAAATGAACTGTACAGTCAAACATTCGGACCAGTAAAATGGGTAGATACAATAAATAAACTGGCTGAAAATGGAGTTACAAAAATTTATGAAATCGGACCTGGAAAAGTATTGGCAGGATTGATTAAGAAAATTAATAAAGAAATTGAAGTTATTAATATTGAAAATGTTGAAAATCTGTAA
- a CDS encoding beta-ketoacyl-ACP synthase III yields MKVGILGTGSYVPEKIMTNDDLAKIVDTNDEWITVRTGIKERRIVDENEGTSDLAFRAAQRAIEDAGIDKNEIDLVIVATMTPDYGTPSTAALVQDKLGINAAAFDLSAACTGFVYAYSAGHSFVKAGLYKKVLVIGAEAMSRVIDWTDRGTCILFGDGAGAVVLGEVENGGYLASHLVADGSGASELLVPAGGTKEPVSKEKIDNKDIYLKMNGREIFKFAVRVFPETVEDVLGQAGITANDVDLFIPHQANIRIIESIAKRFKQPIDKFFVNLNKYGNTSAGSIPIALDEAIKEGKLKKGDKFVATGFGGGLTYGSILVELSK; encoded by the coding sequence ATGAAAGTTGGAATTTTAGGAACAGGATCTTATGTACCTGAAAAGATAATGACAAATGATGATTTGGCAAAGATTGTGGATACAAATGATGAGTGGATAACAGTTAGAACTGGTATCAAGGAAAGAAGAATTGTGGATGAAAATGAAGGGACATCAGATTTGGCATTTAGAGCGGCGCAAAGAGCGATTGAAGATGCCGGCATAGATAAAAATGAGATTGATCTGGTCATTGTTGCGACTATGACTCCTGATTATGGAACTCCATCGACTGCGGCACTTGTTCAGGATAAATTGGGAATAAATGCGGCGGCATTTGACTTGAGCGCGGCTTGTACTGGATTTGTCTACGCATATTCGGCTGGGCATAGCTTTGTTAAGGCTGGACTTTATAAAAAAGTGCTTGTTATCGGAGCAGAAGCAATGTCAAGAGTGATTGACTGGACTGACAGGGGAACTTGCATTCTATTTGGAGATGGTGCAGGAGCTGTTGTGCTTGGAGAAGTGGAAAATGGAGGATATTTGGCAAGCCACCTTGTGGCTGACGGTTCTGGGGCAAGTGAGCTGCTAGTGCCTGCAGGAGGTACAAAAGAACCTGTATCTAAAGAAAAAATTGACAATAAGGACATTTACTTAAAAATGAATGGAAGAGAAATCTTTAAATTTGCAGTAAGAGTTTTCCCTGAAACTGTGGAAGATGTATTAGGACAGGCTGGAATAACTGCTAATGATGTTGATTTATTTATTCCGCATCAGGCAAATATCAGAATTATTGAGTCAATTGCAAAAAGATTTAAGCAGCCGATAGATAAATTTTTCGTAAACTTGAATAAATATGGAAATACTTCGGCGGGATCAATTCCGATAGCGCTTGATGAGGCAATAAAGGAAGGAAAACTTAAGAAGGGCGATAAGTTTGTTGCTACTGGATTTGGCGGGGGACTAACTTATGGTTCAATTTTAGTGGAATTATCAAAATAA
- the rpmF gene encoding 50S ribosomal protein L32: MAVPKKRTSKAKRNMRRSHDSIKAPNIVVEADGSVRRPHRLNLETGVYRGRQVLSNNEATEAE, translated from the coding sequence ATGGCAGTACCTAAGAAAAGAACCTCTAAAGCAAAAAGAAATATGAGAAGATCACATGATTCTATCAAAGCTCCAAACATTGTTGTAGAAGCTGATGGATCGGTAAGAAGACCACACAGATTAAACTTGGAAACAGGAGTTTACAGAGGTAGACAAGTATTATCGAATAATGAAGCAACTGAAGCTGAGTAG
- a CDS encoding TIGR00341 family protein: protein MIEKIKHEKYKILKRNIIEDSDFTKETMFILICAMIIASIGLNTNSVAVIIGAMLISPLMSPIQSLGLGLSNGNLKRVYVSLFRLGIFILISVVSSTFYFLVSPINDATPQILARTYPTLWDVLIAIFGGTAGVIAKTEEDGGNVVPGVAIATALMPPLCVVGFGIAHGNLKIFLGAGYLFIINVFFIMIATLVGLIVYSGNIFEARNKISIKKQIIFYIVSLIIIIPSIYTAITLVQDTARENSLKKFISGELKNHYVFDNSINKKDKTVILKIVGDAFKKQDIEKLEKKLEKYKLKNYKLKIQQLSNEKYLTAQDLSKYLSEEKIKENAEDVSLPIENKNQEILENDLKTVENILYKNFSNNISEVKIGKLIDANNNENFVVLVVGNETMTDEISEKIKNLEFDTEKKYQIIIEKNKQEKVNTLSEENQK from the coding sequence ATGATAGAAAAAATAAAACATGAGAAATACAAGATTTTAAAAAGAAATATTATTGAAGATTCTGATTTTACAAAGGAAACAATGTTTATTCTGATTTGTGCAATGATTATAGCTTCAATAGGATTAAATACAAATTCTGTTGCAGTAATTATTGGAGCAATGTTGATTTCGCCACTAATGTCGCCAATTCAGTCGCTAGGATTGGGATTATCAAATGGAAATTTAAAAAGAGTTTATGTATCACTTTTTAGATTGGGAATTTTTATATTAATAAGTGTAGTAAGTTCCACTTTTTATTTTTTAGTAAGCCCTATAAATGATGCAACACCACAGATACTAGCAAGAACTTATCCTACTTTATGGGATGTTTTAATCGCAATTTTTGGTGGAACTGCAGGAGTAATTGCAAAAACTGAAGAAGATGGTGGAAATGTAGTTCCTGGAGTAGCTATTGCAACAGCATTAATGCCTCCTTTGTGTGTAGTAGGATTTGGGATTGCTCATGGGAATCTGAAAATTTTTCTTGGAGCAGGATATTTGTTTATAATAAATGTATTTTTTATAATGATAGCAACATTAGTTGGTTTGATAGTTTATTCTGGAAATATTTTTGAAGCAAGAAATAAAATTTCAATAAAAAAACAAATAATATTTTATATAGTAAGTTTAATCATAATTATTCCAAGTATATATACAGCAATAACTTTAGTTCAAGATACAGCGAGAGAAAATTCATTAAAAAAATTTATTTCAGGGGAATTAAAAAATCATTATGTTTTTGATAATTCTATTAATAAAAAAGATAAAACTGTTATTTTAAAAATTGTAGGAGATGCCTTTAAAAAACAGGATATTGAGAAATTAGAAAAAAAACTGGAAAAATATAAATTGAAAAACTATAAATTAAAAATACAGCAGTTATCCAATGAAAAGTATTTAACAGCACAGGACTTATCAAAATATCTGAGCGAAGAAAAAATAAAAGAAAATGCTGAAGATGTTTCATTACCGATTGAAAATAAAAATCAAGAAATTTTGGAAAATGATTTAAAAACTGTTGAAAATATTTTATATAAAAATTTTTCAAATAATATTAGTGAAGTTAAAATTGGGAAATTGATAGATGCAAATAATAATGAGAACTTTGTTGTTTTAGTTGTTGGGAATGAAACAATGACAGATGAAATTTCTGAAAAGATAAAAAATCTTGAATTTGATACTGAGAAAAAATATCAAATTATTATTGAAAAAAATAAGCAAGAAAAAGTTAATACATTATCTGAAGAGAATCAAAAATAA
- a CDS encoding GNAT family N-acetyltransferase, whose protein sequence is MKVVEWDKKENISKILIDLLEIDPKFSFDKEKEDIYFLYNDEELYGYAILDFNDIAELKKIFILPKLRNNGYGTFFLKYIINWITNKNFDSLIITNHKKMNNFLEKQRFVKTEDGYILNNLAETKRQKKNMLSISKFAICINIVLALLKIIAGKIFYSMSLLSDGLNSLSDLITNVLVIVGLKVGSNPEDKEHPFGHGKIESVFSVIIGTFIMITAFELIKDNFSKLISFNSENNVNTTFIPIIITVLAILIKIFQLVFMQKKAKKYNNMLINSLLADYKTDIVISISVLIGLILAKIHPAFDTVVGFIVSLYIIKSGYELIKENSLILLDSQDDALIEKIRSEILQFEEIENAHDFRMTTSGKDIYMFVDVRMDKNKTIEKAHDITNKISKKIKHKYKNIKRLLIHIEPVYEDD, encoded by the coding sequence ATGAAAGTAGTTGAATGGGATAAAAAGGAGAATATAAGTAAAATTTTAATAGATTTACTGGAGATAGATCCAAAATTTTCTTTTGACAAAGAAAAGGAGGATATATATTTTTTATATAATGATGAAGAATTATACGGGTATGCAATCTTAGATTTTAATGATATTGCAGAACTAAAAAAAATATTTATTTTACCAAAATTGAGAAATAATGGATATGGAACCTTTTTTTTAAAATATATAATTAATTGGATTACAAATAAAAATTTTGACTCACTAATCATAACTAATCATAAAAAAATGAATAATTTTCTTGAAAAACAGCGATTTGTAAAAACAGAAGATGGATATATATTGAATAATCTGGCAGAAACTAAAAGACAGAAAAAAAATATGTTATCTATTTCCAAGTTTGCTATTTGTATAAATATTGTTTTGGCTTTATTAAAAATTATAGCTGGAAAAATTTTTTACAGTATGTCGTTGCTTTCTGATGGATTAAATTCACTTTCTGACTTGATTACCAATGTATTGGTCATAGTGGGGCTAAAAGTTGGAAGCAATCCTGAAGATAAGGAGCATCCATTTGGGCATGGAAAGATAGAGTCTGTTTTTAGTGTAATAATTGGTACATTTATAATGATAACAGCTTTTGAGCTTATAAAAGATAATTTTTCAAAATTAATTTCCTTTAACAGCGAAAATAATGTAAATACTACATTTATTCCAATAATTATAACTGTTTTGGCAATACTGATAAAAATTTTTCAATTGGTTTTTATGCAAAAAAAAGCAAAAAAATATAATAATATGTTGATAAATTCACTTCTTGCTGATTATAAGACAGATATTGTAATTTCAATTTCTGTTTTGATTGGGCTTATTCTAGCAAAGATTCATCCTGCATTTGATACAGTGGTAGGATTTATTGTATCACTTTATATTATAAAGAGTGGTTATGAACTGATAAAGGAAAATTCTTTGATATTGCTGGATTCGCAAGATGATGCACTGATTGAAAAAATTCGTTCAGAAATATTACAATTTGAAGAAATTGAAAATGCACATGATTTTCGCATGACTACTTCTGGAAAAGACATTTATATGTTTGTGGATGTGAGAATGGATAAAAATAAGACGATTGAAAAAGCACACGATATTACAAATAAAATTTCAAAAAAAATTAAACACAAATATAAAAATATAAAAAGACTTTTGATTCATATAGAGCCTGTTTATGAAGATGATTAA
- a CDS encoding DEAD/DEAH box helicase: protein MEKLFKKLSKLTSLSIVDRGIRYFNKKKAKLTTLIKTGDKITVESRVAGSYGNSYYVDIIYFAGNRKQDESIVYECDCPNFSGTGKPCKHIIASGIAADKEIEAGNIYFKENSEFKREEEEENIDSYIAISEDEEYDEIFKKDKKSFWKKEKNIYKQIEKEEINEFREKLMELKNRFDKNEIPDSEKNEYRLELEISQIVPTLSALRVKAGEKSLHYVKDLESFISSIGKKESYEVTPRNIYNPDLHYFNETDKRIIKNLDDYFKNKQGFGMHFNSYYGKMQGEPMNPLLAEHIFSAVENRKTIRSEGKTLYVTGEYEPIFAFQKDKRGREKIILRDFTALSSTSRYFSLKNGISNIEKFHKMSDVEWEIMNTLTDGTRSGTEYLNEISGKIVNEIKEVLSKYEIPVAQITEEYGKVNIFVEEGHSKNKLQVTISCLEESIKTDDGYFIPKKNEKLQKEISENFQKYADAKLVENHWYWENGFHNMPKQLKSADIVLEIDKNEFLAMADIIDEKYAENVNINVSDKIRKIRRIGVEINIKSAENELFSVNFNIEGIDEKDVETVLDAVRNEEKFITLSSGELVKIANRSAEEMIGIADAISDLKIGENRISKIKALQLAQISGSINEELNEMEEFKHLFQKIKNREIKEPSNIKVKLFPYQKIGFNWLKNMYDIGFGGILADDMGLGKTLQAISLISEIQLENKDLFGIIIVPTSLLHNWKEEFYKFSDIKPILVEGAANTRKELIEKAEKGILITTYQTFRNDVKNYKNKKFDVAILDEAQNIKNVSSLVKKATDKLNSSVNFALTGTPIENSIMELWSIFDFILPGYLDSITKFRKKYKNSLNSPDSKKIFNLKKIVSPFILRRTKKEVLTELPEKVENNMIVELSSEQKKLYMAYVKQAKKELREFDKEENNNLKVLAILTKLRQICNSPQLFDENYKGEVAKIELLKELMPDILGNNHRMLIFSQFLGTLEEIKIELEKEKVKYFFIDGRVKSKERMEISKKFNSGEGQVVLISLKAGGTGLNLVGADVVIHYDPWWNFAVENQASDRAHRIGQKKSVQVIKLITEGTIEEKIIKLQEKKRVLSENILEKNNKSDNQKSKDIFEMNERELMELLSFEK, encoded by the coding sequence TTGGAAAAATTATTTAAAAAATTAAGTAAATTGACAAGCTTATCTATCGTGGATAGAGGAATTAGATATTTTAACAAGAAAAAAGCGAAGCTGACTACACTTATAAAAACTGGAGACAAGATAACGGTTGAATCGAGAGTTGCGGGGAGTTATGGGAACAGTTATTATGTGGATATAATTTATTTTGCAGGTAATAGAAAACAGGATGAAAGCATAGTGTATGAATGTGACTGTCCAAATTTTTCTGGTACTGGAAAACCGTGTAAACATATTATTGCGAGTGGAATAGCGGCTGACAAGGAAATTGAGGCTGGAAATATTTATTTTAAGGAAAATAGCGAATTTAAAAGGGAAGAAGAGGAAGAAAATATTGATAGCTATATAGCAATTTCAGAAGATGAAGAGTATGATGAAATTTTTAAAAAGGATAAAAAATCTTTTTGGAAAAAGGAAAAAAATATCTATAAGCAAATTGAAAAGGAAGAAATTAACGAGTTCAGGGAAAAGCTGATGGAATTAAAGAACAGGTTTGATAAGAATGAAATCCCAGATTCGGAAAAAAATGAATACAGGCTGGAACTGGAAATAAGCCAAATAGTACCGACATTATCCGCCCTGAGGGTAAAGGCAGGAGAAAAAAGCTTGCATTATGTAAAAGATCTGGAATCTTTTATCAGTTCAATAGGAAAAAAAGAATCTTATGAAGTTACACCGAGAAATATTTACAATCCAGATTTGCATTATTTTAATGAAACAGATAAAAGAATAATAAAGAATCTGGATGACTATTTTAAGAATAAACAGGGATTTGGAATGCATTTTAACAGTTATTATGGAAAGATGCAGGGCGAGCCAATGAATCCGTTGCTGGCAGAACATATATTTTCGGCTGTAGAAAATAGAAAAACAATAAGGTCTGAAGGCAAGACACTTTATGTTACAGGGGAATATGAGCCAATATTTGCATTTCAAAAGGATAAACGTGGAAGAGAAAAAATAATTCTAAGGGATTTTACAGCCTTGTCATCTACAAGCCGTTATTTTAGCTTGAAAAACGGCATATCAAACATTGAGAAATTTCATAAAATGAGTGATGTGGAATGGGAGATAATGAATACTCTTACAGATGGAACTAGGAGTGGAACAGAATATCTAAATGAAATATCAGGAAAAATAGTCAACGAAATAAAGGAAGTGCTTTCAAAATATGAAATTCCAGTTGCCCAAATTACAGAAGAATATGGAAAAGTAAATATTTTCGTAGAAGAAGGGCATAGTAAAAATAAACTTCAAGTAACGATTTCCTGCCTTGAGGAAAGCATTAAGACCGATGATGGCTATTTTATTCCGAAAAAAAATGAAAAGCTGCAAAAAGAAATTTCTGAAAATTTTCAAAAATATGCAGATGCAAAGCTTGTTGAGAATCATTGGTATTGGGAAAATGGATTTCATAATATGCCAAAACAGCTTAAATCAGCTGACATTGTACTGGAAATTGACAAAAATGAATTTCTTGCGATGGCGGATATTATTGACGAAAAATATGCTGAAAATGTGAATATTAATGTGAGTGACAAGATAAGGAAAATCCGTAGAATTGGCGTGGAAATCAATATAAAATCTGCTGAAAATGAACTTTTTAGTGTAAATTTCAATATTGAGGGAATTGATGAAAAAGATGTGGAAACAGTTTTGGACGCAGTAAGGAATGAAGAAAAATTCATTACGCTGTCAAGCGGGGAACTTGTGAAAATTGCCAACAGGAGCGCTGAAGAGATGATTGGGATTGCTGATGCGATTTCAGATTTGAAAATTGGAGAAAATAGAATTTCCAAGATAAAAGCCCTGCAGCTGGCACAAATTTCTGGCAGTATTAACGAGGAATTAAATGAAATGGAGGAATTTAAGCATCTTTTCCAAAAAATAAAAAATCGTGAAATTAAAGAGCCGTCAAATATAAAGGTAAAACTATTTCCTTATCAGAAAATTGGGTTTAACTGGCTAAAAAATATGTATGATATTGGCTTTGGCGGAATTTTGGCAGATGATATGGGACTTGGGAAAACTTTGCAGGCGATTTCGCTTATTTCGGAAATTCAGCTGGAAAATAAGGATTTGTTTGGAATAATTATTGTTCCAACTTCACTTCTGCATAATTGGAAGGAGGAATTTTATAAATTTTCGGATATAAAGCCAATTCTTGTAGAAGGAGCTGCCAATACAAGAAAAGAGCTGATTGAGAAAGCTGAAAAAGGAATTTTGATAACAACTTATCAGACTTTTAGAAATGACGTAAAAAATTATAAAAACAAAAAATTCGATGTGGCAATACTGGATGAGGCGCAAAATATAAAAAATGTATCTTCGCTTGTAAAAAAAGCAACAGATAAGCTAAACAGCTCTGTAAATTTTGCACTTACAGGAACTCCAATCGAAAACAGCATTATGGAACTCTGGTCAATTTTTGATTTTATCTTGCCCGGTTATCTAGACAGCATAACAAAATTTAGAAAAAAATATAAAAATTCATTAAATAGTCCAGATTCTAAAAAAATATTTAATTTGAAAAAAATAGTTTCTCCATTTATTTTGCGAAGAACAAAAAAGGAAGTATTGACAGAACTGCCTGAAAAAGTAGAAAACAATATGATAGTAGAATTAAGCAGTGAACAGAAAAAATTATACATGGCATACGTAAAACAGGCAAAAAAAGAGCTTAGAGAATTTGATAAGGAAGAAAATAATAATCTGAAAGTATTGGCAATTTTAACAAAATTACGCCAAATCTGTAATTCTCCGCAGCTGTTTGATGAAAATTATAAAGGTGAAGTTGCTAAAATTGAACTTTTAAAGGAATTAATGCCTGATATTTTGGGAAATAACCACAGAATGCTCATATTTTCACAATTTTTAGGAACGCTGGAAGAAATAAAGATAGAACTAGAAAAAGAAAAAGTTAAATATTTTTTCATAGACGGAAGAGTGAAATCAAAAGAACGTATGGAAATTTCCAAAAAATTCAATTCAGGTGAAGGACAAGTAGTTTTAATTTCCTTAAAGGCTGGAGGAACAGGTTTAAATCTGGTTGGGGCAGATGTCGTAATTCATTATGATCCGTGGTGGAATTTCGCAGTAGAAAATCAGGCAAGTGACAGGGCTCACAGAATCGGACAGAAAAAAAGTGTTCAAGTTATAAAACTGATAACAGAAGGTACAATTGAGGAAAAAATAATAAAACTTCAGGAAAAGAAACGAGTGTTGAGTGAAAATATTTTGGAAAAAAACAATAAAAGTGATAATCAGAAATCGAAAGATATTTTTGAGATGAATGAGAGAGAATTGATGGAACTTTTGAGTTTTGAAAAATAA
- a CDS encoding DUF1439 domain-containing protein produces MKSKNSFLKTALLMLIMMFGVISCDFLANKTIRVPNSVIESKAKEKFPITKNFLLGKITVKNPKISFKDNRVYVVTDYDASLLADRSEGVIEVNSEIKFDENTNQLYLVDMQVEKILDKNGKDMVSTPVARSMKALIANYLETNPVYKYEPDGKKKVKVKNMFIKNGKLFVQT; encoded by the coding sequence ATGAAAAGTAAAAATTCATTTTTAAAAACGGCGTTATTAATGCTGATAATGATGTTTGGAGTAATTTCATGTGATTTTTTGGCAAATAAAACCATTCGTGTGCCAAATTCTGTAATTGAGTCAAAGGCTAAGGAAAAATTTCCAATTACAAAAAATTTCCTGTTAGGAAAAATTACTGTAAAAAATCCTAAGATTTCATTTAAGGATAATAGAGTGTATGTTGTGACAGATTATGATGCTTCACTTTTGGCGGACAGGTCAGAAGGAGTCATCGAAGTAAATAGTGAAATTAAGTTTGACGAAAATACTAATCAGCTTTATTTGGTAGACATGCAAGTCGAAAAAATTCTGGATAAAAATGGTAAAGATATGGTCTCAACACCTGTTGCAAGATCAATGAAGGCATTAATAGCAAATTACTTGGAAACAAATCCAGTTTATAAATATGAGCCAGATGGCAAGAAAAAAGTTAAAGTAAAAAATATGTTTATAAAAAATGGAAAATTGTTTGTACAAACTTAA